In Phycisphaerae bacterium RAS1, the genomic window CGGACTATGAAACCGTCATCCGCGGCTATGACCTGGAGCAGAAGACGGCCGCGGAGCTGGCGGCGCAACTGCAGCGCTCGGAGGGCGCGGTGTTCATGCTGCGGGCGCGGGCGCACGACCGGCTGCGCGATCTGCTGAACGAACAGCAGCTCTTCAGCGATCACTGACACATGGAGCTGCCGGGTACGGGCCGTATTGATCCGAGCCGCGCGCGTAAGCCGGCGCACTGCAAGGCTCCGCTCCCTCACGGTCGCGGCTCGGACAGAAGAACCGCTTCCTGACGGTCGCGGCTCGGACAGAAGAACCGCTCCCTCACGGTCGCGGCTCGGACAGAACTCCGGGATAGCTTCATGAAACCACCCAAGGCCGGCGGCGGCTGGACATCGATTTTCTATGCGTTTGACGCCGCACGGCGGGCCGGCGGCCTGCTGCGCTTCTTCTCGGCGCTTAGGGCGCGAAACGCGTGCAAGACATGCGCACTGGGGATGGGCGGGCAGCTCGGCGGCATGGCCAACGAAGCCGGGCACTTCCCCGAGGTGTGCAAGAAATCGATGCAGGCCATGGCGGCCGACATGCAGGGGCGCATCGAGCGGCGGTTCTTCGAGAATTACAGCATTGAGCAGATGCGGCGGATGACGCCGCGCGAGCTGGAGCACATGGGCCGGCTGGCGGAGCCGATGCTGGCGCGGGCGGACGATTCGCACTATCGCCCGATTTCGTGGGATGAGGCGCTGGCCGTGTGCGTCGAGCGTCTGACTGCGACCCTGCCGGACGAGAATTTCTTCTACTTCAGCGGGCGCTCGTCGAACGAAGCGGGTTTCATCGCACAGCTCTTCGCGCGGCTTTACGGCACCAACAACGTCAACAACTGCAGCTACTACTGCCACCAGGCCAGCGCTGTCGGGCTGGCCGGCGCGCTGGGCGGCGGCACGGGAACGGTGCAGCTCGATGACCTGGGAAAATGCGACCTCGTGTTGCTGGTCGGCGGCAACCCGGCCTCGAATCACCCGCGGTTGATGACGAGCCTCATGCAGCTTCGCCGCCGCGGCGGGCAGATTGTGGTGGTCAATCCGATCGTCGAGACCGGACTGGTGCGTTTCAAGGTGCCGTCGGACTGGCGCAGCCTGCTGTTCGGCACGGAGATTGCGACGCACTACGTACAGCCGCACGCGGGCGGCGATCTGGCGCTCTTGGTCGGGCTGGCCAAGCGCGTGGATGAGCTGGGCGCCGTGGACGAGGGTTTCGTCGCGGCACATACAAATGGCGCTGCGGAACTCCGCGCCGCGCTTCGCGATACGGGCTGGGAGCAGATCGAGGCGGCCTCGGGCGTCGACCGCGAGATGATCGACCGCGTCGCCCGGGTTTACGCCGCGTCGCGGGCGACGATTTTCGCGTGGACGATGGGCATCACGCATCATGCACACGGTACGGACAACGTGCGTGCGATCGCCAATCTCGCGCTTCTGCGCGGGATGATCGGCCGGCCGGGCGCGGGCGTCATGCCGATTCGCGGCCACAGCAACGTGCAGGGCGTCGGGTCCATGGGGGTGACGCCCAAGCTGAAAGACGCGGTGTTCTCGCGGCTGGAGCGGCACTTCGGCGTGACGCTGCCGACGACGCCGGGGATGGACACGCTGGCCTGCATGCAGGCGATGGCGGAGCGGCGCGTGAAAAACGGGTGGTGCGTGGGCGGCAACCTGTTCGGGTCGAATCCGGATGCCGCGGCGACGACGAGGGCGTTTTCAAACCTGGAGAGCGCGGTCTATTTCACCACGACGCTGAACACGGGGCACGCCTGGGGGCGGGCGCGGCAAACGCTGATTCTGCCGGTGAAGGCGCGCGATGAGGAAGACCAGGCGACGACGCAGGAGTCGATGTTCAGCTTCGTGCGGCTGAGCGAGGGCGGCCCGGAGCGGTTCGAGGGTCCGCGGAGCGAAGTGCAGATCTTTGCGACGCTGGCGCGGCGGGTGCTGGGAGAGAGCGGTCCGATTGACTGGCGCAGCCTCGAAAAACACCGCAACATCCGCCGCGCCATCGCCGCGGTCATTCCCGAGTATGAGCCGATCGGCCGCATCGATGAGACGGGGGCTGAGTTCCACGTCGCGGGCCGCGCCGTTCGCGAGCCACGATTCAAGACGCCGGACGGGCGGGCGCGACTGCACGTTACGCCGATACCGTCGAGTGTGCTGCCGCCGGGGCAGCTTCGGCTGATGACGATTCGCAGCGAGGGGCAGTTCAACACGGTGGTGTACGAGGACTACGACCTCTACCGCGGGCAGGATCGCCGCGATGTCATCCTTTTGAACTCCGACGACATGCAGCGCCTGGGCCTTGAGCCGGGTCGGGCGGTGGCGGTGGAGAGCGAGGTCGGGCGGATGGTCGTGGTCGCTCGGGCGTTTGCGATCCGGGCGGGGAACGCGGCGATGTACTACCCGGAGGCGAACATCCTGGTCCCGCGCGTTGCCGACTCCGCGTCGAAGACGCCTGCGTTCAAAAACATTCCGATAACCGTGACACCGACGAGCGACCTTCCGGTTGTGCAGGTCGCCGAGTCGAGGCGTCGCAAGCGCTCCCACCAGCGACTTTCAGCCTGCTAATTGATGCTAGGAAAAATTCTATCGCGAGCGGCGATTTCGCTTGAACATCGTCGTTCATTGTGGTGTACTCCGGGCTGCGCTGGACTGCATTCGGACGACTAGCTACTGGTTGCTCCTCGCCCGCGGTCCCACCAAGGCACAGCGATAAGGGTGAACTCGTGATCCACCGCACTCCGCTCGCGGTCGTATCGCTCAGCTTGCTCATTGGGCTCGTCCACGGGGGTTGCCCGGCGTCAGACACAACTGTAGATGGGGCAGCGACTTCGGTCGGCCCGCGCGGCCCTGCCGGCGCGACTGGCCCGGCCGGAGAACAGGGCGAGGCCGGACTGCAAGGCCAAGCGGGACCGGCTGGTGCCAACGGCGTCGACGGCGGGGACGGTGAGATGGGTGCGGCAGGCCCGGCAGGCGCGGCTGGCGACGATGGAGCGGTCGGCCCGGCGGGGCCGCAGGGAGTTCAGGGGCCGGCCGGCGACACTGGGCCGCAAGGGGCCGCGGGTCCGGCGGGCAAAGAAGGACCGCCGGGACCGCAAGGTCCGCCCGGGCCGGTGGCCGACAACGTGCTGCTGCTGGATGGCACGCGCTCGATGACCGGGGCGCTTGAGATCGCGCCGACCGAGATTTTGTCGGGTAACGCGCTGAAGTACACACCCGCTGACGAGAGATCCGGCGCGTTCAATCTGACATATGACTCCGCCCCGAACACCGGTTCAAGCCGGAACGACGACACGTTCACGTGGGGCTACAACAACTCCTTCGACGGTGGGCGCGAGCGGCTGGATGAGCCGTCCTTTACGCACCGCATTGAGAGCTTCTTCTGGCCCAGTCCGGACAACGGCCCGGGCGGCCCCTATCTCGAATCGCACATTCAGTACGTGCACGCGAACGGTGAGATCTACCGGCCCTACGGCCTGTTGATCCGCCGCGCGACCGACGACCCCTACATCTTCGGTGCGCTGGAACACAACGCACTTCAGATCAACTCGCCCGGCACGGTAGGGACGCCGACCGCCGTTTCGCGGCAGTTCGTGAAGTTCGAGCGGATCGACAACGTGAACTACGCGTTTCTTTACAACGACGTGGTGAACAACACGTACCTGTGCGCGCTGACCAACGGACGGCCGTTTACGCTGCAGATGAACGGAACCGGGAGCGCGTGGGTGGCGCTGCCTTACATCAACGAAGACAGCAACCTTGAATTGCCGGCGACGGCGGAAACCGACCATCCGATCGTGTCGCGGGTCGGGCTGGGGACGGCGCCGTTTGTCGTTTCGTCGGCGACGCTGGTGACCAACCTGAACGCCGACCTGCTCGACGGGCGATCGTCAATTGATTTTGCCGCGCTGGACGCGACGAACTTCTGGGTCGGCGCCAACGTTTTCAACGGCGCCGTGCAGATCGGGATGGGCAGCGACCTGACGCTGGAGAACAAGTCAGACGTCGTGCTCGGGACGGGGCAGGGGTCGCGAATCGCGTCGGCGGCCGATGAGAAGCTGGCGTTCTGGGGCGCGACGCCCGTCGTGCAACCATCCGGCGCGGCGCAGGAGGCGGTCATGCCGCCCGACGCGTTCCAGACGGCCGACGGACAGATCGCAGCGCTGCCGCTGGGCGCGAGTTACTCGCAAGCCGAGGTTCAGGCGCTGCGCGACCGCTGCGAGCAGCTCGGCGACGACTGCCGGCAGCTTCGGGCGCGGGTGGCGGAGTACGAGGCGTTGATTTCGGAGATGCGGCGGGTGATGGTGGAGACCGGGCTGATGAAGGGCGCGCCGTAGGTGACTGTGCGCGATTCCGCGCCACGTTCGGAACGCGAAGCGCAAGCGAGCGCAGGTTGCGGCGGGCGCTCGCTTGCGCTTCGCGTTCTGAGATGTGGCGCCGCCTCGCTCACGCTGAGTTGGTCTAGTCAACGACGATGCGGCAGATGGCGTAGCTGGCGGCGACCTGGATGCGCTGGTCGTCCGAGCTTTCCGCCAGCGTTCGCAGGGCGCCGAGGGCGGCGGGGTCGCCGATGTCGCCCAGGGCCATGGCCGCCAGTCGGCGCACGCGCGGCGTCTGCTCCGGGTCCTCGCGGTCGGATGACGTGAAGCGGGTGGAGTCCAGCGCGAGCTTCATTCCCATGTTCGAGCGGAGCCGGCCGAGTCCGCGGGCGGCGAGGAGGCGCGCTTCCAGATATTCCTCTGGGTCGCGCAGGACAAACGTCATGGCCTCGCGGGCGCGCTCGTGGCCGATTTCGGCCAGGCACTGGAGCGCCAGCAGGCGCGAGATGGGGTCGCCCTGCACGAACGCGATCACGCGATCGAGGGCCTCGTCGTCTCCGCAGGCGGCGAGTGCGGCGTAGGTCTGCACGGTCACCTTGCTGCTCTTTTCATTGACCTTTTCGCGCAGCGCGCGCCGCAGGCGCTTGGCGGCGGCGGGTTCACGTAAGCGACCGATGAGCCAGGC contains:
- the fdhF gene encoding Formate dehydrogenase H, with translation MKPPKAGGGWTSIFYAFDAARRAGGLLRFFSALRARNACKTCALGMGGQLGGMANEAGHFPEVCKKSMQAMAADMQGRIERRFFENYSIEQMRRMTPRELEHMGRLAEPMLARADDSHYRPISWDEALAVCVERLTATLPDENFFYFSGRSSNEAGFIAQLFARLYGTNNVNNCSYYCHQASAVGLAGALGGGTGTVQLDDLGKCDLVLLVGGNPASNHPRLMTSLMQLRRRGGQIVVVNPIVETGLVRFKVPSDWRSLLFGTEIATHYVQPHAGGDLALLVGLAKRVDELGAVDEGFVAAHTNGAAELRAALRDTGWEQIEAASGVDREMIDRVARVYAASRATIFAWTMGITHHAHGTDNVRAIANLALLRGMIGRPGAGVMPIRGHSNVQGVGSMGVTPKLKDAVFSRLERHFGVTLPTTPGMDTLACMQAMAERRVKNGWCVGGNLFGSNPDAAATTRAFSNLESAVYFTTTLNTGHAWGRARQTLILPVKARDEEDQATTQESMFSFVRLSEGGPERFEGPRSEVQIFATLARRVLGESGPIDWRSLEKHRNIRRAIAAVIPEYEPIGRIDETGAEFHVAGRAVREPRFKTPDGRARLHVTPIPSSVLPPGQLRLMTIRSEGQFNTVVYEDYDLYRGQDRRDVILLNSDDMQRLGLEPGRAVAVESEVGRMVVVARAFAIRAGNAAMYYPEANILVPRVADSASKTPAFKNIPITVTPTSDLPVVQVAESRRRKRSHQRLSAC
- a CDS encoding Collagen triple helix repeat (20 copies); this translates as MGAAGPAGAAGDDGAVGPAGPQGVQGPAGDTGPQGAAGPAGKEGPPGPQGPPGPVADNVLLLDGTRSMTGALEIAPTEILSGNALKYTPADERSGAFNLTYDSAPNTGSSRNDDTFTWGYNNSFDGGRERLDEPSFTHRIESFFWPSPDNGPGGPYLESHIQYVHANGEIYRPYGLLIRRATDDPYIFGALEHNALQINSPGTVGTPTAVSRQFVKFERIDNVNYAFLYNDVVNNTYLCALTNGRPFTLQMNGTGSAWVALPYINEDSNLELPATAETDHPIVSRVGLGTAPFVVSSATLVTNLNADLLDGRSSIDFAALDATNFWVGANVFNGAVQIGMGSDLTLENKSDVVLGTGQGSRIASAADEKLAFWGATPVVQPSGAAQEAVMPPDAFQTADGQIAALPLGASYSQAEVQALRDRCEQLGDDCRQLRARVAEYEALISEMRRVMVETGLMKGAP
- a CDS encoding HEAT repeat protein; this encodes MPFLRFTLAPMIGLAALLALSGCVDQTVRLSPTEQLELRRRAEDLLLRAAQSGDPEVATNAIEALVQVAPRDGLPRFRDALRSDVPMLRFAGCLACGEVRDRTAGEAIRRLLDDQNPRVRLGAAYAVYRMGDFPQAEILAKTLSDNPDEGLRADAAWLIGRLREPAAAKRLRRALREKVNEKSSKVTVQTYAALAACGDDEALDRVIAFVQGDPISRLLALQCLAEIGHERAREAMTFVLRDPEEYLEARLLAARGLGRLRSNMGMKLALDSTRFTSSDREDPEQTPRVRRLAAMALGDIGDPAALGALRTLAESSDDQRIQVAASYAICRIVVD